Proteins encoded by one window of bacterium:
- a CDS encoding Fic family protein has protein sequence MIFHSEGLDEKEASVLAEVDRLRNELGYLHRTPQRWYGLLRRNTFAKAIQGSNSIEGYVVTTDDAVAAVQGEEPSIDPKTDTWQAILGYQQAMTYVLQKVEDRYFIFSAEILKSLHFMMVKHDLAKNPGRWRPGSIYVRREPTGEVVYEGPDSQQFPGLIDELIESLNVKDSREHVIVRAAMAHLNLVMIHPFSDGNGRMGRCLQSLVLAKDGVAGPLFSSIEEYLGHNTQDYYSILGEVGAGSWHPERNTRPWLRFCLTAHYRQAMTLLRRTRVMQKIWDEVEERVRRLLLPERCVAAVADAALGYRVTNPTYRRSADVTEVVARNDLRELSQRGLLDPKGEKRGRFYVASAGVKEIAARVTENKKIPDPFAEESKPSA, from the coding sequence ATGATTTTCCACAGCGAAGGGCTTGACGAAAAGGAAGCCTCAGTCCTGGCCGAAGTCGATCGGCTAAGGAATGAGCTCGGTTATCTTCACCGGACTCCGCAGCGGTGGTACGGCCTTCTCCGAAGAAACACGTTTGCCAAGGCAATCCAGGGCAGCAATTCCATCGAAGGATACGTCGTCACGACAGACGATGCAGTTGCAGCGGTGCAGGGAGAAGAGCCGTCAATCGACCCAAAGACGGATACCTGGCAGGCGATACTCGGGTACCAGCAAGCCATGACGTATGTACTCCAGAAGGTCGAGGATCGGTACTTCATATTTTCGGCGGAAATACTCAAGTCCCTCCATTTCATGATGGTAAAGCACGATCTTGCGAAGAACCCGGGAAGATGGCGTCCGGGTTCCATCTATGTCCGAAGAGAGCCTACCGGAGAAGTTGTCTATGAGGGTCCGGACTCTCAGCAGTTTCCCGGTTTGATTGATGAACTGATCGAGAGCCTGAACGTGAAGGACTCGCGGGAACACGTGATTGTTCGTGCAGCGATGGCTCATCTCAACCTGGTCATGATTCATCCGTTCTCAGACGGCAACGGTCGGATGGGGCGCTGCCTGCAAAGCCTGGTTCTCGCCAAAGACGGAGTCGCCGGGCCATTGTTTTCAAGCATCGAGGAGTATCTCGGCCACAATACCCAGGACTATTACAGCATCCTCGGAGAAGTCGGGGCGGGGTCCTGGCATCCGGAAAGGAATACCCGTCCGTGGCTGAGATTCTGCCTGACAGCGCACTATCGACAGGCAATGACACTCTTGAGACGAACGAGAGTGATGCAAAAGATTTGGGATGAAGTGGAAGAGAGGGTGCGACGCCTCCTGCTCCCGGAAAGATGCGTTGCTGCCGTTGCTGATGCCGCGCTTGGCTATCGCGTCACAAATCCCACGTACCGTCGCTCTGCCGATGTAACTGAAGTGGTGGCTCGCAATGACCTGCGCGAGCTGTCGCAGCGAGGTCTTCTCGATCCCAAGGGCGAGAAACGCGGGAGATTCTATGTTGCGTCTGCCGGCGTCAAAGAAATAGCGGCGCGTGTGACCGAAAACAAGAAGATACCGGACCCCTTCGCAGAAGAGTCCAAACCCTCCGCTTAG